Proteins from one Falco cherrug isolate bFalChe1 chromosome 7, bFalChe1.pri, whole genome shotgun sequence genomic window:
- the MCEE gene encoding methylmalonyl-CoA epimerase, mitochondrial, translating into MAASLGRAAAGLLIRWQTSAPTVRTLSSSNSFSQNIPSGLWKLGRLNHVAIAVPDLEKAQSLYKDVLGAQVSETVALPEHGVYTVFVELGNTKLELLHPLGDRSPIASFLQKNKTGGMHHICIEVDDIKAAMTELKKKKIRILSEEPKIGAHGKPVIFLHPKDCHGVLVELEQA; encoded by the exons ATGGCGGCGTCCCTCGGGCGCGCGGCGGCCG ggcttCTTATCAGATGGCAGACTTCAGCTCCCACAGTACGAACTCTATCATCATCTAATTCCTTTTCTCAAAACATTCCAAGCGGTTTGTGGAAACTGGGCCGACTTAATCATGTAGCAATTGCAGTACCTGATTTGGAGAAAGCTCAGTCCTTGTATAAAGATGTGTTAGGAGCACAGGTCAGCGAGACTGTTGCTCTTCCCGAACACGGTGTCTACACTGTTTTTGTGGAGCTGGGAAATACCAAGCTGGAACTTCTACATCCTTTAGGAGACAGAAGCCCCATTGCaagctttctgcaaaaaaacaagACTGGAGGAATGCATCATATTTGCATTGAG gTTGATGACATAAAAGCAGCTAtgacagaactgaagaaaaaaaagatacgAATATTGAGTGAAGAGCCAAAAATAGGTGCACATGGCAaacctgtgatttttcttcacCCTAAAGATTGCCATGGAGTCCTTGTGGAACTTGAGCAAGCTTGA
- the MPHOSPH10 gene encoding U3 small nucleolar ribonucleoprotein protein MPP10 yields MAAVRGLEACLRVAGAAAARPERFLSVQDGLAADFRALTKTLYDMNKALGSNIVRGGPLKELVIEDFDEEQIWQQLELQNNAVLDFFKKSIERDAKDEDLCLLSDQEEDGSGAESSSDKELEDNTMEVETEQKNIYVKDKAKAKEKQSKLREGIMEKYSDEDSDIDFDIEALEQQTKTTKETTLKKMGRKSIVDDKFFKLAEMEAFLEHAEKENEEEEDDINYFEDIISDDEEEESEKAKGKAIKSSRDLTYKDFFDLVHDDDDLVASDAEDDQEEKADSAIEEQNEESMSKFEDMNEMMVKSMRSKDASKKVTFSLPDDSEIEAVTDMQLEKGIDPSEIKSSFEKRQEKMSKKIKSLEEELLEEKPWQLKGEVTGKKRPENSLLEETVLFDHAVRMPPVITEEMTFQLEDIIKQRILDEAWDDVEPKEKPKEEAFEYKKRITLDHEKSKLSLAEIYEQEYMKLHQQKTEEEENPEHKEIQEMMDSLFLKLDALCNFHFTPKPPVPEVKIVSNLPAISMEEVAPVAVSDAALLAPEEIKEKNKAGDVKTDAEKTPTDKKREQRKKKLRKRMKRREKEKRQKLLEKMKPEQGTKLSKKAAAAKLKKLTKEGKATLLKDEGKDKVLKSSQAFFSQLQDQVKMQIKDANKLKKKQKQQKALSVHKLKL; encoded by the exons ATGGCGGCCGTCCGCGGGCTGGAGGCGTGCCTCCGGGTGGCGGGTGCCGCCGCGGCGCGCCCCGAGCGCTTCCTCAG TGTACAAGATGGGCTGGCTGCTGATTTCAGAGCATTAACAAAGACTCTCTATGATATGAATAAAGCTCTGGGAAGTAATATAGTTCGTGGGGGTCCTCTAAAAGAGCTGGTGATAGAAGATTTTGATGAAGAACAGATTTGGCAACAATTGGAGCTCCAGAACAATGCAGTTCTGGATTTCTTCAAGAAATCCATTGAAAGGGATGCCAAGGATGAGGATCTTTGCCTTCTCTCAGACCAGGAAGAGGATGGGTCTGGTGCGGAGTCCAGCAGCGACAAGGAGTTGGAAGACAACACAATGGAAGTGGAAACTGAACAGAAGAATATTTATGTAAAAGATAAAGCCAAagctaaagaaaagcaaagtaaacTGAGAGAAGGTATAATGGAGAAATACAGTGATGAGGATTCTGATATTGACTTTGATATTGAAGCACTGgagcaacaaacaaaaacaaccaaggaaaccacactgaaaaaaatgggaagaaaatctATAGTGGATGACAAGTTTTTCAAACTGGCTGAGATGGAAGCTTTTTTAGAAcatgcagagaaggaaaatgaagaggaggaagatgatattaattattttgaagacaTCATCTCAGATGATGAGGAAGAAGAGTCTGAAAAAGCTAAAGGCAAA GCAATTAAAAGTTCTAGAGACTTGACATACAAAGATTTCTTTGATCTGGTCCATGACGATGATGATTTAGTAGCTAGTGATGCTGAAGATGatcaggaagagaaagcagacaGTGCTATTGAAGagcaaaatgaagaaagcatGTCCAA GTTTGAGGATATGAACGAAATGATGGTGAAGAGTATGAGAAGTAAAGATGCCTctaaaaaagttacttttagtTTGCCAGATGACAGTGAAATTGAAGCTGTTACTGATATGCAATTAGAGAAGGGCATCGATCCCAGTGAAATAAAGTCATCTTTTgagaagagacaggaaaag atgagcaaaaaaataaaaagtttagaAGAAGAATTGTTAGAGGAGAAACCTTGGCAGCTTAAAGGAGAAGTGACTGGAAAAAAGAGACCTGAAAACAGCCTTTTGGAGGAAACAGTACTTTTTGACCATGCAGTCCGAATGC cACCTGTGATCACAGAAGAAATGACTTTTCAGCTTGAAGATATTATTAAACAGAGAATACTGGATGAG GCATGGGATGATGTAgaaccaaaagaaaaaccaaaagaggAGGCTTTTGAGTACAAGAAACGTATCACTTTGGATCATGAAAAGAGTAAACTGAGTCTTGCTGAGATCTATGAGCAAGAATACATGAAACTTCACCAG CAAAagactgaagaggaagaaaatcctGAACACAAAGAGATTCAGGAAATGATGGATTCACTCTTCCTGAAGCTGGATGCACTTTGTAACTTCCACTTCACACCCAAACCA CCTGTGCCAGAAGTTAAAATTGTTTCGAACCTTCCAGCTATAAGTATGGAAGAAGTAGCTCCTGTTGCTGTTAGTGATGCTGCTCTCTTGGCACCAGAGGAGATCAAg GAAAAGAACAAAGCTGGTGATGTaaaaacagatgcagaaaagaCTCCCACAGACAAAAAGCgagaacaaagaaagaaaaaacttcgTAAACGTATGAAGcgaagagaaaaggagaaacgTCAAAAGCTTCTTGAAAAGATGAAACCAGAACAAGGCACAAAACTTAgcaaaaaagctgctgcagcaaaattaaaaaagcttacaaaagaagggaaagcaaCTCTGCTCAAG GATGAAGGTAAAGACAAGGTCTTGAAATCGTCCCAGGCCTTCTTTTCTCAACTACAAGATcaagtaaaaatgcaaatcaaaGATGCGAAcaaattaaagaagaaacagaagcagcagaaagcccTCTCTGTTCATAAGCTGAAACTGTAG